The genomic region ACGGCCAGGCATTGGCATCATGGGTGCAGGACAATACCGTATCATCATCGCCATACACATCGAGCGCGTATTTGACGATATCATGCCGCGCCACGCCCAGAATATGAATAAACAGCGATGCAGTAAAATCGCCCAGATTAAAGCGCTGACGTATCTCGCGGCTGTCAATAATCAGACTCGCACCCGCGGCAGGTATCGCCTCCTGCCATTGCGCCAGCACTTTGCCGGACTGATCGAACAGGCAATACCAGACTTCGGGCACGGTTTTCGCGCCCAATCCTGACCAGTAATCGCAACTCACGATGCGCGTATGCTGGCCATTGCCGTCGCGCAGGAAGCCGAAATTGGTCGCGAAATTCAACGGATCCAGATAACGATTGGGATTGGTCAGCATGCTTACCGGCAGACGCAATTCATCCAGGCTCAGCAGCTCGACCCCGGCCGGCACCAGATGCCGGATATGATCCATCAGGCGCCCGGCATCGAATGCCGTTACCAGAACGATACCTGCGCCGGATTGCGGCAAGCCTGTCACCGCCTGAACATCATGCCCGAGTACCGTCTTGCCCATATCTTCCACACGCTGCACATAAACAGCTGTGATATCGAGCGCATCCATAGGATAAAATTCTTGCAGGCCTTCGGCCATGCCAAGCGGGTCATAAATCGCCACCTTGCCTGCTTTGCGCAATCTGGCGTATAAGTCAGCCGCCCTGGCGACCGTCAACGGATGCCCTAACGCCTTGAAAAAACTGTTACCACCCTTGGCATTACTGTAAGTTTCAATTTTTAATGACATGCTTACCATCCTAACCTGTGCTTGATTTCATTTGCCACGCGATATGTTTCATCTAGCGGCTCATAGTGCCAATGCGTTAACTCACCCGTAAACGGACGGGTGCAACCACGGGCCTGTAAACTTCGGTGAAAATCTTCAAACTTGCCTTTGCCGCCAGTCAGACCGGCTACAAAAACCGGCCTGCCGGTGAAACTGGCTTCGGACGCCATATTGACCGAATCCGCAGTCACCACCAGATAATCAGCCAGCGCCAGATAGGCGAAATACGGGTTTTCACCCGTACCATCCCAGATCACTGCCGAATATTGTGCCAAGCGCTCACGCAATACCCCTACCGCCGCAGCATCGGTGCGCCGCGACGGCGTAATCAGCACACTGCCGCCATGTTGCTTCAATGTCAGAATCAGCTTGTCCGCCAGATCATGGGCAAAGGCCGCATCGATCACATAACGTTTATTGGTGCCGCCCAGCAGAACGCCGATCAATGGCCGTGGCAGGCCGACAAATTGCGGCGCGAACTGTTGCGCTGCACTATCCAGCCGGGCCTGTGTAACCCTGTTCACCGCGCCCAGCGTTTCCAGCACATTGTCGCCGCGGCAATGGTCGTGTTGCGGCGCGACGATCAAATCAAATTGACGCAGATCGATTTGCGGATTCTGGATACGGATGTTCAGCGTCCGGCCGCCGCTGGCTCGTTTAATGGCAACCGCGACCGCCACATTGAGCCGCCCTGTACCGATCACCACATCCGGCCAAGGAGGCTGCAAAGCATCGCTGCCTTCGCCCAGGAATTTTAGCGGCAACAGCCATAAACCGGGCGGCAGGTATTTCCAGGGTGCTGCGGGAACAATGCGTTTTTTGATACAGTCGAGGCCCAAGGCCTCAACCAGGCCAAACGACTGATTATCCATGCCAACGACATCATTTGACAGTACCCATGCGACACGGCTCGACATCAGTGCTTAACCTGCATATTCCTTGTTGCCAAACAACTTCTTGAAAAAGGCTGACACACCATGCCGCTTCTGTTCACGTCGTTTGACCTGCTCGTCCAGCACCCAATTCAACTGCAATGCCTTACGCTCGCCTACAAAGGGTTTATGGCCATGCCAGGAGTGATCACTGCGCCGGAATGCAAGCAGCGTACCGATAGCGGGCTCGACCTCTGCGGCATAATCTTCCAGATCGGTGCCGGAACGCAGTATACGCAGACGACCGCCGGAT from Sulfuriferula sp. AH1 harbors:
- a CDS encoding mitochondrial fission ELM1 family protein codes for the protein MSSRVAWVLSNDVVGMDNQSFGLVEALGLDCIKKRIVPAAPWKYLPPGLWLLPLKFLGEGSDALQPPWPDVVIGTGRLNVAVAVAIKRASGGRTLNIRIQNPQIDLRQFDLIVAPQHDHCRGDNVLETLGAVNRVTQARLDSAAQQFAPQFVGLPRPLIGVLLGGTNKRYVIDAAFAHDLADKLILTLKQHGGSVLITPSRRTDAAAVGVLRERLAQYSAVIWDGTGENPYFAYLALADYLVVTADSVNMASEASFTGRPVFVAGLTGGKGKFEDFHRSLQARGCTRPFTGELTHWHYEPLDETYRVANEIKHRLGW